The Malus domestica chromosome 06, GDT2T_hap1 genome has a segment encoding these proteins:
- the LOC139196916 gene encoding uncharacterized protein — protein MLKAFPNPLWLHNYTAHVCFPGSGCSDLVVKNGNFTRNTGLIEVHACIIGVNLRDRMIYVILGLCQQRRVLFTVHHYSVQHSSVAVIAAKDNIHPACVISQLVDVVAALRNSDDADRVENALGVAEKLVRASPDELKHVASDFVRTLVQLRCSGLAVEGEEDQLKTRQKALVALLVTCPLESVETLNKLLYSPKVDISQCILILDVMTEAAQELAHSKIIRPTQAKPLVSTTSETKAWFLPSDLGHLQPKGPEGQRAENSPKIVSNRGLGQRNLESGRAPRDRRGLEGWLLSASQPAPGWLFFF, from the exons ATGTTGAAAGCTTTCCCAAATCCTCTGTGGTTACACAATTATACAG CTCATGTTTGCTTCCCCGGCAGTGGTTGTTCTGATTTAGTGGTTAAAAATGGAAATTTCACTCGCAATACGGGATTAATTGAGGTTCATGCATGCATCATTGGTGTAAATTTGAGAGACAGAATGATATAT GTTATTCTGGGACTTTGTCAACAGCGCCGAGTTCTCTTCACGGTGCATCACTATTCCGTGCAGCATAGCTCGGTAGCAGTTATAG CAGCCAAGGATAATATTCATCCCGCTTGTGTAATTTCACAATTGGTCGACGTAGTTGCTGCACTTCGGAATTCTGATGATGCTGATAGG GTGGAGAATGCTCTTGGTGTTGCTGAAAAACTTGTCCGAGCATCACCTGATGAGCTCAAGCACGTAGCCAGTGATTTTGTGAGAACACTTGTCCAGCTTCGTTGTTCTGGCTTGGCTGTAGAAGGTGAGGAAGATCAGCTGAAGACGAGACAAAAAGCATTGGTTGCTTTGCTTGTCACATGCCCATTGGAATCTGTTGAGACATTAAACAAACTACTTTATTCACCTAAAGTGGATATCAGTCAATGCATATTGATACTTGATGTCATGACTGAGGCTGCTCAGGAGCTTGCTCATTCCAAAATTATAAGGCCTACACAGGCTAAGCCGCTCGTATCAACCACGTCAGAGACCAAAGCTTGGTTCCTGCCTAGcgacttaggccatctccaaccgaagggtccagagggccagagggccgaaaatagccctaaaatcgtctccaaccgagggctaggccagaggaatctggaatctgggagggccccacgggatcggagagggctggagggctggctgctttcggccagccagccagccccgggctggctattttttttttaa